The DNA sequence TATTTTTTCTTCCAAACGGACTAAAATATCCAGATTCATAGCCATTTCTTCGATCATCCTCACAAGGTTAGGAAAAGCGCCATCAAAAGTCAAGCAGCTTGACAGTTTCCGGCGCAGGGGACATTCAGGATTGCTCACTGGTCGAACGCGCCGGTGGGGCAAACAGGGCATCGACAAACATTTCGGCATCGAAAGGACGCAGGTCATCGATGCCTTCACCAATGCCGATGTAACGCACCGGCAGACCGAGTTCCGCCGCAATCGCCACGGCAACACCACCCTTGGCAGTACCATCAAGCTTGGTCAGCACAATGCCACCGACCCCCACTGCCTGCTGAAAAAGACGCGCCTGCACCAGGGCGTTCTGGCCGGTACTGGCATCAAGCACCAGCAACGTCTCATGCGGCGCGCCGGCAATTTCGCGCCCCAGCACACGATGGATTTTTTTCATTTCTTCCATCAGATTGACCTTGGTATGCAGTCGGCCAGCCGTATCGACAATCAACAAATCAACCTTTCGTGCCACTGCGGCCTTGGCGGCATCAAAGGCCACCGCCGCCGGATCAGCTCCCTCGCTGTGCCGAATCACCGGCACCTCGCACCGCTCGCCCCAGATCGCCAGCTGCTCGGCGGCCGCGGCGCGAAAGGTATCGCCCGCCCCCAGCAGAACGCTACGGCCCTGTTTTTTGAACTGCTGGGCCAACTTGCCAATGGTGGTGGTCTTGCCAACACCGTTGACACCGACAACCAACAGCACAAAAGGCTGGCTGGCTGACAGCTCCAGAGGCGCAACCTCGGCGCGCAACAGCGCCAGAATCTCCTCGCGCAACACCGCCCGGACTGCCTCGGCCGTCAACTCGGCACTGCGAGCCCGCTGCTGCAGAGCCGTCATCAGAGCGGTGGTAGTCTTGACCCCGAAATCGGCCGTGATCAGGATTTCCTCCAACTCCTCCAGCACAGCGGCATCGATCCGCTCGGCCCGGCCCAGCACCGCATCCAGCCGACCCCACAGGGCATCGTGGGTCTTGGCCAGACCACGGCGCATCCGTTCAAATAGTGACAGCGGCGCTTCGGCCATGCGGGTCACGGCTTCTGTCGCTTCACCGGCCACCGGTTTTGTGGCTACGGCGGCCGCATCCTGCGCCGCGATCGACGGCTGCTGTGGCGCCGGCCGGCCTGTCACGGGGCGACGGCGACGCATCACTCGCCAAACCAGCAACACCACCAGCAGGGTCACCAGTAGATAGGCACAGGCGTAAAGCACTATCAGGCTCTGTTCCGCCGGCACCCCAAGCTGTTCCAGCCACAACCGCAACTGCTCGCGCTGCAGCCACAGACGTTCAGCCAGTTGCTGCCACCACAAAGCCAACAGCTGCACCAGATGACCAATCAGCGCGTACAGCTGCTCCATGCGTTCAGACCATTCCATGTCTTCCATCCTCACGAAAAAACGGTACAGCCCTGGGCTCAGGCCGCACCCTCTTATTTTCCGGCAAATCAGCCAAACAGAATCTCCTGGCGCAGAGCCAGGCCGCACTGCCGCAATAAACGGCACTGATGAGCGCAAACACCCTGGGGTCGCCAGCAAGCGGCGAGATAATACTCCGAAGTCAGCGACAGCA is a window from the Desulfuromonas thiophila genome containing:
- the ftsY gene encoding signal recognition particle-docking protein FtsY → MEWSERMEQLYALIGHLVQLLALWWQQLAERLWLQREQLRLWLEQLGVPAEQSLIVLYACAYLLVTLLVVLLVWRVMRRRRPVTGRPAPQQPSIAAQDAAAVATKPVAGEATEAVTRMAEAPLSLFERMRRGLAKTHDALWGRLDAVLGRAERIDAAVLEELEEILITADFGVKTTTALMTALQQRARSAELTAEAVRAVLREEILALLRAEVAPLELSASQPFVLLVVGVNGVGKTTTIGKLAQQFKKQGRSVLLGAGDTFRAAAAEQLAIWGERCEVPVIRHSEGADPAAVAFDAAKAAVARKVDLLIVDTAGRLHTKVNLMEEMKKIHRVLGREIAGAPHETLLVLDASTGQNALVQARLFQQAVGVGGIVLTKLDGTAKGGVAVAIAAELGLPVRYIGIGEGIDDLRPFDAEMFVDALFAPPARSTSEQS